Proteins co-encoded in one Nonlabens agnitus genomic window:
- the recO gene encoding DNA repair protein RecO, giving the protein MIVRTPAIVLSTIKYGEADLIARIYTKKLGTQSYMLKGIRKSRKGKLRVSLFQPLTQLEIQTQHKGKGTLEYIKEASTAYTYVNIPVDVAKSCVALFFGEVLSQLLTEQQPDEQLFDYLSTIFEYLDQTDHVANFTIKTLLDMTELMGFGMDRSTMDFPYFNMLDGSFDNHGMQPHHLNEEESSLFKLFIGTNFDAIHSIKINRNQRTALLNLVLDYFKIHLHSFKKPNSLDILKQLFDS; this is encoded by the coding sequence ATGATCGTTCGCACACCAGCTATTGTGTTGTCAACCATCAAATATGGTGAGGCAGATCTTATCGCGAGAATCTATACCAAGAAGCTAGGAACCCAAAGTTATATGCTCAAAGGAATTCGTAAATCCCGTAAGGGAAAGCTGCGAGTTTCTCTGTTTCAGCCATTGACGCAACTGGAGATTCAGACGCAACATAAGGGAAAAGGAACTTTGGAATATATCAAGGAAGCTTCAACCGCCTATACTTATGTGAATATTCCGGTTGACGTGGCAAAAAGTTGTGTAGCCCTTTTTTTTGGAGAAGTACTCTCACAATTGTTGACGGAACAACAGCCAGATGAGCAGCTGTTTGATTACCTAAGTACCATATTTGAGTATCTGGATCAGACCGATCATGTGGCCAACTTTACGATCAAAACCTTGCTGGATATGACCGAGTTAATGGGATTTGGTATGGATCGATCGACTATGGATTTTCCATACTTTAATATGCTGGACGGCAGCTTTGACAATCATGGAATGCAACCGCATCATTTAAATGAGGAAGAAAGTTCTTTGTTCAAGCTGTTCATTGGTACAAATTTTGATGCTATCCATTCCATCAAAATCAACCGAAACCAACGTACGGCGCTTCTTAATCTTGTACTGGATTACTTTAAAATTCACCTGCACAGCTTTAAAAAACCCAACTCGTTAGACATCTTGAAACAGCTTTTCGATTCGTGA
- the pdeM gene encoding ligase-associated DNA damage response endonuclease PdeM, with protein sequence MSDSLQVTLHNQTFHLHSTGACYWQEQDVVLLADVHLGKSAHFRKHGMAVPSQADDNEYDKLNAVIDYFKPSRLWFLGDLFHSYQNAEWHFFEQWSRMQSIELTLVMGNHDLISSDHFNMLGIKTVQQLQMGDVLLTHHPLERENVFNIAGHIHPAVKLTGIGRQRLKMPCFFCTDYGMIVPAFGDFTGTYAMKPQKGNRIFVCVENEVVELS encoded by the coding sequence ATGAGTGATAGTCTCCAAGTAACTCTTCACAATCAGACCTTTCATTTACATAGCACTGGTGCCTGCTACTGGCAGGAACAGGATGTTGTTTTATTGGCAGATGTTCATTTGGGTAAAAGCGCCCATTTTAGAAAGCATGGAATGGCCGTGCCATCGCAGGCAGATGACAATGAATATGATAAACTCAATGCTGTGATCGATTATTTCAAGCCTTCACGGCTTTGGTTCTTAGGAGACTTATTTCACTCTTATCAAAATGCAGAGTGGCATTTTTTTGAACAATGGTCCCGCATGCAAAGTATTGAGCTCACGCTGGTCATGGGAAACCACGACCTTATATCAAGCGATCATTTCAATATGCTGGGAATAAAAACGGTACAGCAATTACAAATGGGCGATGTACTGCTCACCCATCATCCCTTAGAAAGGGAAAACGTCTTCAACATTGCTGGGCACATACATCCTGCGGTAAAATTGACCGGAATAGGTAGGCAACGTTTAAAAATGCCTTGTTTTTTCTGTACAGATTATGGTATGATAGTACCAGCTTTTGGGGATTTTACGGGAACCTATGCCATGAAACCTCAAAAGGGCAATCGCATTTTCGTTTGTGTGGAGAATGAAGTGGTAGAGTTATCCTAA
- a CDS encoding TonB-dependent receptor: MKIFTFLLLLIVTASTLNAQQIQVLDAASGEPIASVAIYNKDKQKSIITNIDGFASLDKFSETESIYFQTFAFKTLKTTKEKLSTNDYKVKLEPRSEAMNAVVLSVSKFQQRQQDIPQSVVSASKEEIVFQNPQTSADLLQQTGQVYVQKSQQGGGSPLIRGFSTNRLLLTVDGVRMNTAIFRGGNLQNIISIDPLSVERTEVILGPGSVVYGSDAIGGVMNFFTLSPQFSDTETAADFTGNGILRFATANNEKTGHVDFNYGTSNFASATSISINSFDDLKMGSNGPDDYLRERYAARRNGQDVVIENKDPEVQVPTGYDQINLLQKFSYKPSLYWKLDLGLIYTATSDYSRYDALDRFRESGNPRNAEWYYGPQKWFMVNAKAQHRGSGTWYDKMVITQAFQRFDESRNARSFQSPDLFENDEQVDAWSTSVDFERRNREDNILFYGAEYVHNKVGSTGSVFDIETRQRTDAATRYPDGSTWQSLAAYVSYQWKVASNFTVQSGARYNHIWLDADFDNTFFNFPFDDAMVNTGALTGGIGATYLPDPSLELRANLSTAFRAPNIDDVGKIFDPSPGTVIVPNPDLESEYSYNAELGLKKRIGNDLTVEVAGYYTILKDALVPRDFTLDGEDMIVYQGELSQVRAIQNSERSEIYGIELGVDYKLSDHFKLYGHYTWLDGKQEEEDGSEVAVRHVAPAFGDAHVVYDQGKFKLDAFTIFNGQFDFDELAPDQQDRDYLYASDVNGNPFSPSWYTVNLRSQYQFTDSLSAIATLENITDQRYRTYSSGIAAAGRNLILALNYSF; encoded by the coding sequence GTGAAAATTTTTACTTTCCTTCTTCTTCTTATAGTCACAGCATCAACGCTCAACGCACAGCAAATACAAGTTTTAGATGCCGCCTCTGGTGAGCCTATTGCCAGTGTCGCGATTTATAATAAAGACAAACAAAAATCCATCATCACTAACATTGATGGTTTTGCAAGTCTTGACAAGTTTTCTGAAACAGAAAGCATCTACTTTCAAACCTTCGCCTTCAAAACTTTGAAAACCACAAAGGAAAAACTGTCTACTAATGACTACAAGGTAAAACTGGAGCCTAGATCTGAAGCGATGAATGCCGTGGTTCTTTCGGTTTCAAAATTCCAACAACGACAACAGGATATACCACAATCGGTCGTGAGTGCTAGCAAGGAAGAGATCGTCTTCCAAAACCCACAAACCAGTGCAGATTTGTTACAGCAAACCGGTCAAGTGTATGTTCAAAAAAGCCAGCAAGGTGGCGGCAGCCCATTGATAAGAGGCTTCTCTACCAACAGATTGCTACTCACGGTTGACGGTGTGCGTATGAATACGGCCATTTTTCGCGGCGGTAATCTTCAAAACATCATCTCCATAGATCCATTGAGCGTGGAGCGGACTGAGGTGATTCTAGGGCCAGGCAGTGTTGTTTATGGTAGCGATGCTATAGGTGGCGTCATGAATTTCTTCACGCTGTCACCTCAATTTTCAGATACTGAAACTGCTGCTGACTTTACAGGAAACGGCATTTTACGCTTTGCAACCGCAAACAATGAAAAGACAGGTCACGTAGATTTTAATTACGGCACTTCAAATTTTGCAAGTGCCACCAGCATTAGCATCAATTCTTTTGATGATTTAAAAATGGGGTCCAACGGTCCTGATGACTATTTGCGAGAACGTTATGCCGCACGTCGCAACGGTCAAGATGTTGTGATAGAAAATAAAGATCCTGAGGTGCAGGTGCCCACGGGTTATGACCAGATCAACCTGCTGCAAAAATTCAGTTACAAGCCTAGTCTGTATTGGAAACTGGATCTAGGATTGATTTATACAGCAACGTCAGACTACAGCCGCTATGATGCTTTAGATCGCTTTCGCGAAAGCGGAAACCCAAGAAATGCAGAGTGGTATTATGGACCTCAAAAGTGGTTTATGGTCAATGCCAAAGCCCAGCACCGCGGTAGTGGTACCTGGTATGATAAAATGGTCATTACTCAGGCATTCCAAAGGTTTGATGAGAGTCGCAATGCCCGCAGTTTTCAATCGCCTGATCTTTTTGAAAATGACGAACAAGTCGACGCCTGGAGCACTTCTGTTGATTTTGAGCGCCGTAATCGTGAGGATAACATCTTGTTTTATGGCGCAGAATATGTTCATAACAAAGTCGGTTCTACAGGCAGTGTCTTTGACATTGAGACCAGACAAAGAACAGATGCAGCCACCAGATATCCAGACGGTTCTACATGGCAATCGCTCGCCGCTTACGTAAGCTATCAATGGAAAGTTGCTTCTAATTTCACCGTACAATCTGGCGCTCGATATAATCACATCTGGCTAGATGCAGACTTTGACAATACTTTTTTTAATTTCCCATTTGATGATGCCATGGTCAACACTGGTGCATTGACTGGTGGCATAGGCGCAACTTACCTGCCAGATCCTAGTCTCGAACTGCGAGCCAATTTAAGCACAGCCTTTAGAGCGCCTAATATTGATGATGTAGGTAAGATTTTTGATCCTAGTCCAGGCACGGTGATCGTACCCAATCCAGACCTAGAATCTGAATATTCCTATAATGCAGAATTAGGTCTCAAGAAACGCATAGGCAATGATTTGACGGTAGAAGTAGCTGGCTATTACACTATTTTAAAGGATGCTTTGGTTCCCAGAGATTTTACACTCGATGGTGAGGACATGATTGTCTATCAAGGAGAATTAAGCCAAGTGCGAGCCATTCAAAATTCAGAACGCTCTGAAATTTACGGAATTGAATTAGGTGTCGATTACAAATTATCAGATCATTTTAAGCTGTACGGTCACTACACCTGGCTGGATGGAAAGCAGGAAGAAGAAGATGGCAGTGAGGTTGCCGTTAGACATGTGGCACCAGCTTTTGGTGATGCCCACGTGGTTTATGATCAAGGCAAGTTCAAGCTGGACGCGTTTACTATTTTCAATGGTCAGTTTGATTTTGACGAGTTGGCACCAGACCAACAGGATAGGGATTATCTATATGCCAGTGATGTGAATGGGAATCCGTTTTCTCCTTCATGGTACACGGTCAACCTAAGATCGCAATATCAGTTTACGGATAGCTTAAGCGCGATTGCGACATTAGAAAATATCACAGACCAGCGCTATAGAACGTACTCTTCTGGAATAGCGGCTGCCGGGCGCAACTTGATTCTCGCTCTTAATTATTCTTTTTAG
- a CDS encoding dihydrolipoyl dehydrogenase family protein produces MKKYDVFVLGTGTAGKLVANRCKNAGLKVGIIDNREYGGTCSQRGCDPKKLLLASSEAVDYARNMQGDGVEGEVNINWRDAYNYIRRYTQNIPDNTESSLKENGIDCYHGDGSFVDEKTFVFDDTTITANYFVIATGMQPRPLTIPGADHLLTSEDFFKMKDVPEKMVFIGGGYIGMEFSHMMARAGVKVTIIEQGDQILSPFEKFVADYLMEDSIKLGIDIKLESTLSSVEKKDGRFVVHYGNEGSIHQITTDVVYNTTGRVPSTKSLHLDKAGVVTDQGSVVVNDCLQSTTNERFYACGDVTNMNLPLTPLSNLEGAIAAKNIIEGKHPLVPVDIPSVAFTIPQVASIGLNEAQAKNQNKKFKVLKGDASGWFNTRRMNAGTYAYKVLVDDETGMVLGAHIVSHEAGETINLFSVAMNHDITFQHLQQTVFTYPSWANDLKSF; encoded by the coding sequence ATGAAAAAATATGATGTTTTTGTTTTAGGAACTGGTACAGCTGGCAAACTGGTTGCCAATAGATGTAAAAATGCAGGACTCAAGGTCGGCATCATAGATAATAGAGAATACGGTGGCACTTGTTCACAGCGAGGTTGTGATCCTAAGAAGTTATTGCTGGCCAGCAGTGAAGCCGTGGATTATGCCAGAAACATGCAAGGTGACGGCGTGGAAGGAGAAGTAAACATCAACTGGAGAGATGCCTACAATTACATACGACGATACACCCAAAACATCCCTGACAATACAGAATCTAGCCTGAAAGAAAACGGTATCGATTGCTATCACGGTGACGGTAGTTTTGTAGATGAAAAAACGTTTGTGTTTGACGATACCACCATAACAGCAAATTACTTTGTTATCGCTACAGGCATGCAACCTAGACCGCTAACCATTCCAGGTGCAGATCATCTTCTTACCAGTGAGGATTTCTTTAAAATGAAGGATGTTCCAGAAAAGATGGTTTTCATAGGTGGTGGTTATATAGGTATGGAATTTAGTCACATGATGGCCAGGGCTGGCGTCAAGGTGACCATCATTGAACAAGGCGACCAGATTTTATCACCCTTTGAAAAATTTGTGGCAGATTATTTAATGGAAGATTCTATCAAATTAGGTATCGACATTAAGTTGGAATCTACCTTATCATCTGTAGAAAAGAAAGATGGCAGGTTTGTGGTCCACTATGGAAATGAAGGTTCCATCCATCAAATCACTACAGATGTAGTATACAACACCACAGGTCGTGTACCGTCCACAAAATCTTTGCACCTTGATAAAGCTGGTGTGGTAACTGATCAAGGTAGTGTGGTCGTCAATGACTGTTTGCAAAGCACTACCAATGAGCGATTCTATGCTTGTGGAGATGTCACTAACATGAATCTACCTTTGACGCCGTTAAGCAACCTAGAAGGCGCCATCGCCGCAAAAAATATTATTGAAGGCAAGCATCCACTCGTTCCCGTAGACATTCCTAGCGTTGCTTTTACCATCCCGCAAGTGGCCAGCATAGGTTTGAACGAGGCGCAAGCCAAGAATCAAAATAAAAAGTTCAAAGTCCTTAAAGGCGATGCCAGCGGCTGGTTCAATACACGCCGTATGAATGCAGGCACTTATGCTTATAAGGTTTTGGTAGATGATGAAACAGGAATGGTTCTAGGTGCGCATATCGTTTCTCACGAGGCTGGAGAAACTATCAATCTATTTTCTGTCGCAATGAATCACGATATCACGTTCCAGCATTTGCAGCAAACGGTATTTACCTATCCCAGCTGGGCTAACGACCTCAAAAGTTTTTAA